The Bdellovibrio bacteriovorus genome includes a region encoding these proteins:
- a CDS encoding PilZ domain-containing protein, with translation MGKVLDITPRLRGQNSLENTKFEARAEVLDITEARQEILSRDRRDVKRTILTEFVGAFVVLPEKGLLKAALYDISENGMAFDLELTEGGFSQGDEVAMRVYLNHSTYFPFTIRVTNSRAIEDEGVVRHGANFVKGTMNDVALHHFVKFIENVSASLKTDSGDVLVSHIS, from the coding sequence ATGGGTAAGGTTCTCGATATTACGCCGCGCCTAAGAGGTCAAAATTCTTTAGAAAATACAAAATTCGAAGCGCGTGCTGAGGTCCTTGATATTACTGAGGCTCGTCAAGAAATTCTGAGCCGCGATCGTCGTGATGTAAAACGTACGATTCTGACTGAGTTCGTGGGGGCGTTTGTAGTCCTTCCTGAAAAAGGTCTTTTGAAAGCAGCTTTGTACGATATCTCTGAAAACGGGATGGCGTTTGATTTGGAACTCACTGAAGGCGGCTTCTCTCAAGGAGACGAAGTGGCTATGCGTGTGTACTTGAATCATTCGACTTATTTCCCATTCACGATTCGTGTCACAAACAGTCGTGCTATCGAAGATGAAGGTGTTGTTCGTCACGGTGCTAATTTCGTGAAAGGCACGATGAATGATGTCGCACTTCATCATTTTGTAAAGTTCATCGAAAACGTCAGCGCTAGTCTGAAAACTGATTCCGGGGACGTTCTCGTTTCCCACATCTCTTAA